One region of Flavobacterium sp. GSB-24 genomic DNA includes:
- a CDS encoding fumarylacetoacetate hydrolase family protein, whose amino-acid sequence MKLIRFGEIGKEKPGVLIGEKRYDVSSIVTDFNESFFEENGLEKLQKALESNPTLPEVDASVRLGSPVARPSKIICIGLNYIDHCKETNAPIPTEPIIFFKSTTSLCGPDDDLIIPKNSEKTDWEVELAFVVGKKASYVEEAEALDYVAGYALLNDYSERAFQLERGGQWAKGKGSDTFAPLGPFLATKDEIADVDNLKMWLTVNGKKYQDSNTLNLVFKIPYLVHYLSQFMTLLPGDIISTGTPPGVGLGIKPDPIYLKAGDVVELGIEGLGTSKQKAVAYKK is encoded by the coding sequence ATGAAATTAATACGTTTTGGAGAAATCGGAAAAGAGAAACCAGGAGTTTTAATTGGAGAAAAGAGATATGATGTTTCTTCGATTGTAACCGATTTTAACGAAAGTTTCTTTGAAGAAAATGGATTAGAAAAACTGCAAAAAGCATTAGAAAGCAATCCGACTTTGCCAGAAGTAGATGCTTCGGTACGTTTGGGTTCTCCAGTTGCACGACCTTCTAAAATTATTTGTATTGGTTTGAATTATATCGATCACTGCAAAGAAACAAATGCGCCGATTCCGACTGAACCTATTATTTTCTTCAAATCGACTACTTCTTTATGCGGACCAGATGATGATTTGATTATTCCAAAAAACAGCGAAAAAACAGATTGGGAAGTAGAATTGGCATTTGTTGTAGGCAAAAAAGCAAGTTATGTAGAAGAAGCGGAAGCTTTGGATTACGTTGCAGGTTATGCTTTGTTGAACGATTACAGCGAAAGAGCTTTTCAATTGGAACGCGGCGGGCAATGGGCAAAAGGGAAAGGAAGTGACACTTTTGCGCCTCTTGGACCATTTTTGGCGACCAAAGACGAAATCGCAGATGTTGACAATTTAAAGATGTGGCTGACAGTAAATGGCAAAAAATACCAAGACAGCAATACCTTAAATTTAGTTTTCAAAATTCCTTATTTGGTGCATTATTTAAGTCAGTTTATGACTTTGCTTCCTGGCGATATTATCAGTACAGGAACGCCTCCGGGAGTTGGTTTAGGAATCAAACCAGATCCGATTTACCTTAAAGCAGGAGATGTTGTAGAATTGGGAATTGAAGGTTTAGGGACAAGTAAACAAAAAGCTGTAGCTTATAAAAAGTAA
- a CDS encoding extracellular solute-binding protein yields MIKLKGITWNHTRGLLPMVATSQRFTELHPEVEISWEKRSLQEFADASIEDLAKRFDLLVIDHPWTGFGAQTKAILPLSDYLSDEYIKDQEINTVGKSYGSYVFHDKLWALPIDAATPVASARLDLLEKNNLEVPKTYDDLLALAKKGLVAFAGIPVDVLMSFYMFCCSLGEAPFLSEEKVISKTTGIKALQMFRELAQLIDPANFNRNPIQVYEAMVNSDEIAYCPFAYGYSNYSRIGYSRKLLHFYDLVKLNDNPMISSLGGTGLAVSSFSQHIDEAVKYAEFTGSSQIQQNIYTDNGGQPGHLQAWKSERINGVTHDYFKNTLPALERAFLRPRYYGHMYFQDHVGDVVRNYLMKGGDELKVLEEMNSLYAESLKIQTI; encoded by the coding sequence ATGATAAAATTAAAAGGCATAACTTGGAACCATACAAGAGGTCTGCTTCCTATGGTAGCCACATCGCAGCGTTTTACTGAACTACATCCAGAAGTTGAAATTTCATGGGAAAAGAGAAGTTTACAAGAATTCGCAGATGCTTCTATTGAAGATTTAGCCAAAAGATTTGATTTATTGGTAATCGATCATCCTTGGACTGGTTTTGGAGCGCAGACCAAAGCAATTCTTCCGTTATCTGATTATTTATCAGACGAATATATTAAAGATCAAGAAATTAACACTGTCGGAAAATCTTACGGAAGTTATGTTTTTCATGATAAATTATGGGCGCTTCCTATAGATGCTGCAACTCCGGTTGCCTCTGCCCGCTTGGATCTTTTAGAAAAAAACAACTTAGAAGTACCTAAAACGTACGACGATTTGTTGGCATTGGCTAAAAAAGGCTTAGTGGCTTTTGCTGGAATTCCGGTAGATGTTTTAATGAGTTTTTATATGTTTTGCTGCAGTTTAGGCGAAGCTCCTTTTCTTTCTGAAGAAAAAGTAATTTCTAAAACAACAGGAATCAAAGCGCTTCAAATGTTTAGGGAATTGGCACAATTGATTGATCCAGCTAACTTTAACAGAAACCCAATTCAGGTTTATGAAGCGATGGTTAATTCAGATGAAATTGCTTACTGCCCGTTTGCTTATGGTTATTCTAATTATTCGCGAATTGGCTACAGCCGTAAACTTTTACATTTTTACGATTTAGTAAAATTGAATGATAATCCAATGATTTCGTCATTGGGCGGAACAGGATTAGCGGTTTCATCTTTCAGCCAGCATATTGATGAAGCGGTTAAATATGCTGAATTTACAGGTTCATCTCAAATACAGCAAAATATTTATACGGATAATGGTGGTCAGCCAGGCCATTTGCAGGCTTGGAAAAGTGAGCGAATTAATGGTGTAACGCATGATTATTTCAAAAACACTTTACCCGCTTTAGAACGCGCATTCCTTCGTCCGAGATATTATGGACATATGTATTTCCAAGATCATGTAGGCGATGTGGTTCGCAATTATTTGATGAAAGGCGGAGACGAACTAAAAGTATTGGAAGAAATGAATTCGCTTTACGCAGAATCTCTAAAAATTCAGACAATATGA
- a CDS encoding CaiB/BaiF CoA-transferase family protein, with amino-acid sequence MKPLEGLIVLEFCQFLAGPSAGLKLADLGARVIKIERPVKGEACRQLSIKDLFVDDSSLLFHTINRNKESFAADLKNPDDLVLIKKLIQKADIMTHNFRPGVMEKIGLDFENTLSINPQIIYGTITGYGNEGPWAKKPGQDLLLQSLSGLSWLSGRKSQGPVPFGLAVADLMCGNHFVQGILAALLKRAKTKKGVLVEVSLLESILDVQFEAITSFLNDGGQLPERGDIKGSAHAFLSAPYGVYQTQDGYLSLAMGDLLFIGKALGLDLTEFTDKHLWFEKRDEIRTILSERIQTQTSDYWIEILQQEGIWCGKVFNYEELDNQPFVNELQLKQTVKNAEGETLVTTRSPIQLDGEILLSEKAAPKVGQDNLSIHEQFLNDLK; translated from the coding sequence ATGAAGCCTTTAGAAGGATTAATTGTTTTAGAATTCTGTCAGTTTTTGGCAGGACCTTCTGCTGGTTTAAAACTAGCCGATTTGGGCGCACGTGTCATCAAAATCGAACGTCCTGTAAAAGGTGAAGCCTGCAGACAATTGAGCATCAAAGATTTATTTGTTGATGACAGCAGTTTGCTTTTTCATACCATAAACCGAAATAAAGAATCTTTTGCAGCCGATTTAAAAAATCCTGACGATTTAGTTTTAATTAAAAAACTGATTCAAAAGGCTGATATTATGACACATAATTTCAGACCTGGCGTGATGGAAAAAATCGGTTTAGATTTTGAAAATACGCTTTCTATAAATCCACAAATTATTTACGGAACCATTACAGGTTACGGAAATGAAGGTCCGTGGGCAAAGAAACCTGGACAGGATTTATTATTGCAATCGCTTTCTGGATTAAGCTGGCTGAGCGGACGCAAAAGCCAAGGTCCAGTTCCTTTTGGTTTGGCTGTGGCCGATTTAATGTGCGGGAATCATTTTGTACAGGGAATTTTGGCCGCACTTTTAAAAAGAGCTAAAACTAAAAAAGGTGTTTTGGTTGAAGTCAGTTTATTAGAATCGATTCTCGATGTACAATTTGAAGCCATTACTTCTTTCTTAAATGATGGAGGTCAATTGCCTGAAAGAGGTGATATTAAAGGAAGCGCACATGCTTTTTTAAGTGCCCCTTATGGTGTTTACCAAACGCAAGACGGTTATTTATCACTTGCAATGGGCGATTTACTTTTCATTGGAAAAGCATTAGGTTTAGATTTAACTGAATTTACAGATAAACATCTTTGGTTTGAAAAACGAGATGAAATCAGAACGATTTTAAGCGAAAGAATTCAAACCCAAACTTCTGATTATTGGATTGAAATCCTTCAACAAGAAGGAATCTGGTGCGGTAAAGTTTTCAATTACGAAGAACTGGATAATCAGCCTTTTGTAAATGAATTACAGCTGAAACAAACCGTAAAAAATGCCGAAGGCGAAACTTTGGTTACAACCAGAAGTCCGATTCAATTGGATGGAGAAATTCTGCTAAGCGAAAAAGCAGCACCAAAAGTAGGTCAGGATAATTTAAGCATACACGAACAATTTTTAAACGATTTGAAATGA
- a CDS encoding CaiB/BaiF CoA-transferase family protein has translation MKPLEDYLIVDFSQFLSGPSASLRLADLGARVIKIEKPGTGDICRTLYTSDLIMNGESSVFHTINRNKESFAIDFKQPEELQKLKKLLAKADVVMHNFRPGVMERIGLSYDEVKSINPNVIYASISGFGEHPDLKNLPGQDLLLQSLTALTWLSGNQEDGPVPMGLSIVDMLAGAHLAQGILAALYRKATHNIGAQVQVSMLESAFDFQFETITTYFNDGGELPVRTKTNNAHAYLGAPYGIYKTKNGYLALAMGSIPVLASLLKCDDLLQFPENKFTLRDEIKNILADHLQTQETQFWLDILEPADIWCAGVLNYQQLFAEDGFKVLNFTQQVEMLDGYTYKTTRCPIKIDGEYLTSGKGSPKLGQDNEKIIKEFIDC, from the coding sequence ATGAAGCCATTAGAAGATTATTTAATTGTAGATTTCAGTCAGTTTCTTTCGGGTCCGTCGGCGAGTTTACGTCTGGCAGACTTGGGAGCGCGTGTGATAAAAATAGAAAAGCCGGGAACGGGAGACATCTGCCGTACTTTATATACTTCTGATTTGATTATGAATGGCGAATCGTCTGTTTTTCATACCATCAACAGAAACAAAGAATCATTTGCAATTGATTTTAAACAGCCTGAGGAACTTCAAAAATTAAAAAAATTATTAGCTAAAGCTGATGTTGTGATGCATAATTTCAGACCTGGAGTTATGGAACGCATTGGTTTAAGTTATGATGAAGTTAAAAGTATTAATCCAAATGTGATTTATGCTTCGATTTCAGGTTTTGGAGAACATCCAGATTTAAAAAATTTACCAGGTCAGGATTTGCTTTTGCAATCTTTAACGGCTTTGACTTGGTTGAGCGGTAATCAGGAAGACGGCCCGGTACCAATGGGACTATCGATCGTTGATATGCTCGCTGGAGCGCATTTGGCGCAGGGAATTTTGGCTGCCTTATACAGAAAAGCAACGCATAATATTGGGGCGCAGGTTCAGGTAAGCATGCTCGAATCGGCATTTGATTTTCAATTTGAGACGATTACAACTTATTTTAATGACGGAGGCGAATTGCCTGTTCGAACCAAAACCAATAATGCACATGCGTATTTGGGCGCGCCATACGGAATTTACAAAACCAAAAACGGTTATTTAGCACTAGCAATGGGATCAATTCCTGTTTTGGCTTCTCTGCTAAAATGTGATGATTTATTACAGTTTCCTGAAAATAAATTCACATTAAGAGACGAAATTAAAAATATTCTTGCGGATCATTTGCAAACGCAGGAAACACAGTTTTGGCTGGACATTTTAGAACCCGCAGATATTTGGTGTGCAGGAGTTTTAAATTATCAGCAGCTATTTGCTGAAGATGGATTTAAGGTGTTGAATTTTACCCAACAAGTCGAAATGCTTGACGGCTACACTTATAAAACAACACGCTGTCCAATAAAAATAGACGGCGAATATCTGACTTCTGGAAAAGGTTCGCCAAAACTGGGTCAAGACAACGAGAAAATTATTAAAGAATTTATAGACTGCTGA
- a CDS encoding extracellular solute-binding protein, producing MEKIRIAVRKFDPFESTLQKLWDAFCLQNNIKMEAEMIALELHDLYETTISEKGLKEGKWDIAHINTDWIFDAVNENAVLNLFSLIGENPPENYPFGWHKSLLHLQKLSNGIFGLPFHDGPECLIYRKDLFENKTEKENFRKQFGYELSTPKTWQEFAEIATFFNRPEQNLYGSVFANYPDGHNMVFDFCLQLWTRGGSLLNKKNQIDIHNEAAIKALDFYRKMVTDKNAVHPKSREFGSVEAGLAFAEGQAAMAINWFGFASMAEVIEDSKVKGKIDITSLPSDPGYKTASLNVYWLYTIGSGSKHKKLAYDFLRFATTPESDKLLTTEGGIGCRKSTWKDEEINTLIPFYHKLEMLHENALTLPQTPIWPKVAELIDSTVLKAIETDISSEILLEETQKKIRELSQGTTLHSSVKN from the coding sequence ATGGAAAAAATTAGAATCGCCGTTCGAAAATTCGATCCGTTCGAAAGTACACTTCAAAAATTATGGGATGCTTTCTGCCTTCAAAACAATATAAAAATGGAAGCAGAAATGATTGCCTTAGAACTTCATGACTTGTATGAAACCACAATTTCAGAAAAAGGTTTAAAAGAAGGAAAATGGGATATTGCTCACATTAACACCGATTGGATTTTTGATGCTGTAAACGAAAATGCGGTTCTTAATTTGTTTTCCTTAATTGGAGAAAATCCACCAGAAAATTATCCTTTTGGATGGCATAAATCGCTTTTGCATTTACAAAAACTAAGTAATGGCATTTTCGGACTTCCCTTTCACGATGGACCAGAATGTCTGATCTACCGAAAAGATTTATTCGAAAACAAAACAGAAAAAGAGAATTTTAGAAAACAGTTTGGTTACGAACTTTCTACACCAAAAACGTGGCAGGAATTCGCAGAAATTGCAACATTCTTTAATCGTCCCGAACAAAATTTATACGGTTCTGTTTTTGCCAATTATCCAGACGGGCACAACATGGTTTTTGACTTTTGTCTGCAATTATGGACAAGAGGCGGTTCTTTATTAAACAAAAAAAATCAGATTGACATTCATAATGAAGCAGCCATAAAAGCATTGGATTTCTATCGAAAAATGGTCACCGATAAAAATGCTGTTCATCCAAAATCGAGAGAATTTGGTTCGGTTGAAGCAGGTCTGGCTTTCGCCGAAGGACAAGCTGCAATGGCAATCAACTGGTTTGGATTTGCTTCTATGGCAGAAGTAATTGAAGATTCGAAAGTAAAAGGAAAAATCGATATCACTTCCCTTCCATCCGATCCGGGTTATAAAACAGCTTCTTTGAATGTATATTGGCTGTATACCATTGGATCTGGAAGCAAACACAAAAAACTGGCATACGATTTTTTGCGTTTTGCCACAACGCCAGAAAGCGACAAATTATTAACGACTGAAGGCGGTATTGGATGTAGGAAATCAACTTGGAAAGATGAAGAAATTAATACTTTAATTCCGTTTTATCATAAACTGGAAATGCTTCATGAAAATGCGCTAACATTACCTCAAACACCAATCTGGCCAAAAGTAGCAGAACTGATTGACAGCACTGTTTTGAAAGCCATTGAAACCGATATTTCGTCTGAAATATTGTTAGAGGAAACTCAGAAAAAAATTAGAGAATTAAGTCAAGGAACAACATTACACAGCTCTGTCAAAAATTAA
- a CDS encoding Gfo/Idh/MocA family oxidoreductase codes for MNIPYKPLLPETEQPIIIIGASGIVKDAHLPAYEMAGFKVFGITNRTISKAYDLQKQFKIDHVFENVADAVKNAPSNAVYDITVLPDQYIEILEQLPDGAAVLIQKPMGNDLAQAREIVAVCERKNLVAAINFQLRFASFVSAARYLINEGIIGQLYDLEFKVTVNTPWELFPLIKEHPRLEILFHSVHYIDCIRSFLGNPKGVMAKTAKHPLKKLSSSRSTIILDYAEDMHVVINTNHDHHFGPKHEESYIKWEGTKGAIRAKMGLLMNYPDGLPDVFEYALAKKDNEKEYEWTEVKLEGSWFPEAFIGAMSNLIRYKEGSDTILSASVQDVLGTMKVVEACYISSKNGGISFDEV; via the coding sequence ATGAATATTCCCTATAAACCATTACTTCCCGAAACAGAACAGCCAATTATCATTATCGGGGCGAGTGGTATCGTAAAAGATGCACACCTTCCAGCTTACGAAATGGCTGGTTTTAAAGTTTTTGGTATTACGAACAGAACAATTTCTAAAGCATACGATTTACAGAAACAATTCAAAATCGATCATGTTTTTGAAAATGTGGCAGATGCGGTTAAAAATGCGCCCTCAAATGCTGTTTACGATATTACCGTTTTACCTGACCAATACATTGAAATTTTAGAACAGCTTCCTGATGGAGCCGCTGTTTTGATTCAGAAACCAATGGGAAATGATCTGGCTCAGGCACGGGAAATTGTGGCGGTTTGCGAAAGAAAAAATCTGGTTGCTGCAATCAACTTTCAGCTTCGATTTGCTTCGTTTGTCAGCGCTGCCCGTTATTTAATTAATGAAGGAATTATTGGCCAATTATACGATTTAGAGTTTAAAGTTACGGTAAATACACCTTGGGAATTATTTCCTTTAATTAAAGAACATCCGAGATTGGAAATTCTTTTTCACAGCGTGCATTACATTGATTGTATTCGATCTTTCTTGGGAAATCCGAAAGGAGTTATGGCCAAAACGGCTAAACATCCGCTTAAAAAATTATCTTCAAGCAGATCGACAATTATTTTAGATTATGCCGAAGATATGCATGTGGTTATTAATACGAATCATGATCATCACTTTGGTCCAAAACATGAGGAAAGTTACATCAAATGGGAAGGAACAAAAGGTGCTATTCGAGCAAAAATGGGCTTATTAATGAATTATCCTGACGGTCTTCCAGACGTTTTTGAGTACGCTTTAGCTAAAAAAGATAATGAAAAAGAATACGAATGGACCGAAGTTAAACTGGAAGGATCTTGGTTTCCGGAAGCATTTATTGGCGCAATGTCTAATCTGATACGCTACAAGGAAGGTTCTGATACAATATTATCTGCCAGTGTTCAAGATGTTTTAGGCACAATGAAAGTTGTAGAAGCTTGTTATATCAGCAGTAAAAATGGCGGTATTTCTTTTGATGAAGTGTAA
- a CDS encoding MaoC/PaaZ C-terminal domain-containing protein: MYFKSTFFEDYQIDDKRVTLGRTITETDFVVHAGHTGDFFPHHMDEEWCKTQPFGQRIAHGTMVFSIGIGLTASEINPEAFSRGYDKMRFVKPVHIGDTIHSEITISEKGEAKNPEMGTVTEHVEIINQRGEVVLVCDHLLLVKKRS; the protein is encoded by the coding sequence ATGTATTTTAAATCCACTTTTTTCGAAGATTATCAAATCGACGACAAACGAGTAACTTTAGGCAGAACCATCACAGAAACTGACTTTGTGGTTCATGCCGGACATACGGGAGATTTCTTCCCGCACCATATGGATGAAGAATGGTGTAAAACACAACCCTTCGGACAAAGAATTGCACACGGAACTATGGTTTTCAGCATTGGAATCGGCTTAACGGCATCTGAAATTAATCCAGAAGCTTTTTCTAGGGGCTATGACAAAATGCGTTTTGTAAAACCTGTTCATATTGGCGATACTATTCACTCAGAAATTACGATTTCTGAAAAAGGCGAAGCTAAAAATCCTGAAATGGGAACCGTAACCGAACATGTAGAAATTATCAACCAGCGAGGTGAAGTCGTTTTGGTATGTGATCATCTATTGCTTGTGAAGAAAAGATCCTAA
- the fucP gene encoding L-fucose:H+ symporter permease: MQITNQAGDLHEVPTEGGNQKQYLLPFILVTCLFFLWGMAHNLDSVLIPHLKKACELNNRQSTLIDTSVFFAYFIMAIPAGMLIKRFGYKNSIITGLLVFAVGAFLFVPAANTRTYELFLFALFVIGCGLTILETSANPYAAILGPAESSSKRLNLAASFNGLAAMVAPIVGSLFILSGTNHTPEQMAAMPEAEKAAYLLGEAASVKMPYIVLGSILVLVAIIFYFVQLPSMKATHTEAEIKPGFFSVLKFRHLSWGVAAQFFYVGAQVCITSFFIRIAQQGAGLDEKTAGYYLGIYGFLFMAGRFIGTFFLRYVKDYVLLSIYCVMSVLLCLVAIYGSGIVVIYALGGIGFFMSIMFPTIFSLGIKGLKSNTETGSSWLVMSIVGGAIIPYGMGTLIDMNHDDIQSGYIIPLVCFLIILSFGVFGHKVKTVSE; the protein is encoded by the coding sequence ATGCAAATTACAAACCAAGCTGGCGATCTACATGAAGTGCCGACGGAAGGCGGAAATCAAAAACAATATCTTCTTCCTTTTATTTTAGTTACATGCCTATTTTTTCTTTGGGGAATGGCCCACAATTTAGATTCTGTTTTGATTCCGCACCTAAAAAAGGCTTGTGAACTAAACAACCGCCAATCTACTTTAATTGATACTTCAGTTTTCTTTGCTTACTTTATTATGGCGATTCCTGCCGGAATGCTGATTAAAAGATTTGGTTATAAAAACAGTATTATAACAGGATTGCTGGTTTTTGCTGTTGGAGCATTTCTATTTGTACCTGCAGCCAATACGAGAACTTACGAATTGTTTCTATTCGCCTTATTTGTAATCGGATGTGGTTTGACGATTTTAGAAACAAGTGCAAATCCGTATGCTGCGATATTAGGACCAGCTGAATCTTCTTCTAAACGATTGAATTTAGCGGCTTCTTTCAACGGATTAGCAGCAATGGTTGCTCCAATTGTAGGTTCATTATTTATTCTTTCTGGAACAAATCATACGCCAGAACAAATGGCTGCGATGCCAGAAGCCGAAAAAGCGGCCTATTTATTAGGAGAAGCTGCTTCTGTAAAAATGCCATATATCGTATTAGGAAGTATTTTGGTTTTGGTTGCCATTATTTTCTACTTCGTGCAATTGCCGTCAATGAAAGCAACGCATACCGAAGCTGAAATTAAACCGGGATTTTTCTCTGTTTTAAAATTTAGACATTTAAGCTGGGGAGTTGCTGCTCAATTTTTCTATGTGGGTGCACAAGTTTGTATCACAAGTTTCTTTATCAGAATTGCACAGCAAGGTGCTGGTTTAGACGAAAAAACGGCAGGATATTATCTGGGAATCTACGGCTTCCTTTTTATGGCAGGACGTTTTATTGGGACATTCTTTTTGCGTTATGTAAAAGATTATGTTTTACTTTCAATCTACTGCGTAATGAGTGTTTTATTATGTCTAGTTGCTATTTATGGCTCTGGAATTGTAGTTATTTATGCTCTTGGAGGAATTGGATTTTTCATGTCAATTATGTTCCCAACTATTTTCTCATTAGGAATTAAAGGTTTAAAATCGAATACTGAAACGGGATCTTCTTGGTTAGTAATGTCAATTGTCGGCGGAGCGATTATTCCTTACGGAATGGGGACTTTAATCGACATGAATCATGATGATATTCAGTCCGGATATATTATTCCGTTAGTTTGCTTTTTGATTATTCTTTCTTTTGGGGTTTTTGGTCATAAAGTAAAAACGGTTTCTGAATAA
- a CDS encoding efflux transporter outer membrane subunit has protein sequence MIKSSNKYILMVIAAALLSACSITKKYERPTTLSTDKLYRDQASADTTTIADMPWQSIFKDEKLNALIQKGLENNLNLKNAIENIIQAQASLRQSKLAYYPTLNFDANVTRNKQSQAGLNFPAGININTLTTTYKLGLSTSWEADIWGKLSSSKRAALASYLATDAAKQAVQTQLIADIANNYFLLLSYDKSLKITEETLASRIKNVETIKALKEGAIVTGAAVVQSEANQHAAEVLIPDLKQSIRETENALNILLGQAPGPIDRGELGTQIIPENIAIGVPSQLLENRPDVRQAEFNFRVAFESTNLAKTYFYPSLTLTASGGFSNLELKDFFSNSIFYSIIGGLTQPIFNQGLNKMRLTTAQSQQLQAYNNFQQSLLTAGQEVSNALYSYEMAVAKEDSRKKQIEALEKAVDYTQQLLEYSSATNYTDVLTSEQNLLAAQLSGINDNLQKLQAVVNLYRALGGGWK, from the coding sequence ATGATTAAGAGTTCAAATAAATATATTCTTATGGTAATTGCAGCCGCACTTTTAAGTGCGTGCTCGATTACCAAAAAGTACGAACGACCAACAACGCTGTCGACAGATAAGCTGTATCGTGATCAGGCTTCTGCCGATACGACTACAATTGCTGATATGCCATGGCAGAGTATTTTTAAAGATGAAAAACTAAATGCATTAATTCAAAAAGGATTAGAAAATAACCTTAATTTGAAAAATGCAATTGAGAATATCATACAAGCGCAGGCTTCATTACGCCAAAGCAAACTGGCTTACTATCCTACGTTAAATTTTGATGCCAACGTAACTAGAAATAAACAATCTCAGGCGGGACTAAACTTTCCAGCTGGAATTAATATTAATACGTTGACAACAACTTACAAACTAGGTTTAAGCACTTCTTGGGAAGCTGATATATGGGGAAAATTAAGCAGTTCTAAAAGGGCAGCTTTAGCTTCATACTTAGCGACAGATGCTGCAAAACAGGCAGTTCAAACGCAATTAATTGCAGATATTGCCAACAACTACTTTTTATTGTTGTCTTACGATAAATCATTAAAAATCACAGAGGAAACATTAGCAAGTCGTATCAAAAATGTTGAAACAATCAAAGCATTAAAAGAAGGTGCAATTGTAACAGGCGCAGCAGTGGTGCAGAGTGAAGCAAACCAGCATGCAGCCGAAGTTTTAATTCCAGATTTGAAGCAAAGTATTCGTGAAACAGAAAATGCTTTGAACATCTTATTAGGACAAGCACCTGGACCAATTGATAGAGGAGAATTGGGAACGCAGATTATTCCAGAGAATATTGCTATTGGAGTGCCTTCTCAATTATTGGAAAATCGTCCAGATGTCCGTCAAGCAGAATTTAATTTCAGAGTTGCATTTGAATCAACAAATTTAGCTAAGACTTATTTTTATCCAAGTTTAACGCTTACAGCAAGCGGTGGATTTTCGAATTTAGAATTGAAAGACTTTTTTAGTAACTCTATTTTCTATTCAATAATTGGAGGTTTGACACAGCCAATTTTTAATCAAGGATTGAATAAAATGAGATTAACTACGGCTCAATCTCAACAATTACAAGCTTACAATAATTTTCAGCAAAGTCTTTTAACAGCAGGTCAGGAAGTTTCAAATGCTTTGTATTCGTATGAAATGGCTGTTGCTAAAGAAGATTCAAGAAAGAAACAAATTGAAGCTCTAGAAAAAGCTGTAGATTACACACAACAGCTTTTAGAATATAGTTCTGCAACCAATTATACAGACGTATTAACTTCAGAACAAAATTTGTTAGCTGCGCAGTTAAGCGGTATAAACGACAACCTCCAAAAACTGCAGGCTGTTGTTAATTTGTACAGAGCTTTAGGTGGAGGTTGGAAATAA